From Spirochaetales bacterium, a single genomic window includes:
- a CDS encoding glutamine--tRNA ligase/YqeY domain fusion protein — translation MGNEETNIQGEERSLDFIRAIIAEDIKNNKNGGRVHTRFPPEPNGYLHIGHAKAICINFEIALDYSGLCNLRFDDTNPEKEEVEYIESIREDIRWLGFDWEDREYFASDYFEALYEYAVALIKKGKAYVDNLSPDEIRAYRGTLTEPGENSPYRDRSVEENLSLFQKMKNGEFDEGACVLRAKIDMAHPNLNMRDPTIYRIKKAHHHRTEDIWCIYPMYDFTHCLSDSIEGITHSLCSLEFEDHRPLYDWFLDELDVECHPQQIEFSRLNLTYTVMSKRRLLELVQKGYVSGWDDPRMPTLSGLRRRGYTPAAIRAFIARAGISKTLSTADIAMLEYYIREELNKHAPRVMAVLKPLRVVIDNYPEDKVDWFDADNNPEDESMGTRQIPFSRVIYIEQDDFLENPPKKFFRLSPGKEIRLKHAYYITCIDVVKDKKTGDIIELHCTYDPESRGGWTSDGRKVLGTSHWVSAAHAIRAEVRMYDRLFTKENPLDIEEGDDWTVNINKESLDVIMDCMIEPGCAETQPGQTFQFLRQGYFCVDPDSSPGHPVFNMTVNLKDSWAKIQRSMTKK, via the coding sequence ATGGGAAACGAGGAGACGAATATTCAGGGAGAAGAAAGATCTCTGGATTTTATTCGTGCAATAATTGCCGAGGACATAAAAAACAACAAGAACGGGGGAAGGGTTCATACGCGGTTTCCCCCGGAACCGAACGGATACCTCCATATCGGCCACGCCAAAGCGATCTGTATCAATTTTGAGATCGCCCTGGATTATAGCGGTCTATGCAATCTTCGATTCGACGATACAAATCCCGAAAAAGAGGAGGTTGAATACATTGAGTCGATACGTGAGGACATACGGTGGCTCGGTTTCGACTGGGAAGACCGGGAATATTTCGCATCGGACTATTTCGAAGCGCTTTACGAGTACGCGGTTGCCCTGATTAAAAAGGGAAAGGCATATGTCGATAATCTGAGTCCCGATGAAATACGTGCATATCGGGGAACACTCACCGAACCGGGGGAAAACAGTCCCTACCGTGACCGCAGCGTCGAAGAAAACCTTTCCCTCTTCCAAAAAATGAAAAACGGGGAATTCGATGAAGGCGCCTGCGTTCTTCGCGCCAAAATCGATATGGCCCATCCGAATCTCAATATGCGCGATCCCACGATATACAGGATCAAAAAAGCGCATCACCATCGAACAGAAGATATATGGTGTATTTATCCGATGTACGATTTCACCCACTGCCTTTCGGATTCGATCGAGGGCATCACCCATTCGCTCTGTTCGCTTGAATTCGAGGACCACCGGCCGCTTTACGACTGGTTTCTGGACGAACTCGATGTCGAATGCCACCCGCAGCAGATCGAGTTTTCCCGGCTCAATCTCACCTATACGGTCATGAGCAAACGCAGGCTTTTGGAACTCGTGCAGAAGGGATATGTGTCCGGATGGGACGATCCGCGGATGCCGACGCTTTCAGGACTCAGACGCCGCGGCTATACACCCGCGGCGATACGGGCATTTATTGCCCGTGCCGGTATTTCCAAAACCCTGAGTACTGCCGATATCGCCATGCTCGAATACTATATCCGGGAAGAGTTGAACAAACACGCCCCGCGGGTGATGGCGGTCCTGAAGCCCCTGCGGGTCGTTATCGACAATTACCCCGAAGACAAAGTCGATTGGTTCGATGCCGACAACAACCCTGAAGACGAAAGCATGGGAACGAGGCAAATACCCTTTTCCCGTGTCATTTACATCGAACAGGACGATTTCCTCGAGAATCCGCCGAAGAAATTCTTCAGGCTGTCTCCGGGAAAAGAAATCAGACTCAAACATGCCTACTATATCACATGTATCGACGTGGTTAAGGATAAAAAAACCGGAGACATCATCGAACTGCACTGCACTTATGATCCCGAATCCCGCGGCGGATGGACGTCCGACGGAAGAAAGGTCCTCGGCACCTCACATTGGGTGTCGGCGGCCCATGCGATACGTGCCGAAGTGCGGATGTATGACCGGCTTTTTACAAAGGAGAACCCCCTCGATATAGAAGAAGGAGATGATTGGACGGTCAATATCAACAAGGAATCACTCGATGTGATAATGGATTGTATGATCGAACCCGGATGCGCGGAAACTCAGCCGGGACAGACATTCCAGTTTTTACGCCAGGGGTATTTTTGCGTCGATCCCGATTCCTCCCCAGGCCATCCCGTCTTCAATATGACGGTAAACCTCAAGGATTCGTGGGCGAAAATACAGCGTTCCATGACGAAAAAATAA
- the yccX gene encoding acylphosphatase, which translates to MEEKRSKKQDISNNKGLYARIYGRVQGVGFRYSTIMQGRGLFLCGYARNMDDGSVEVVAEGDVEHLRRLLSWLKKGPTGSRVDRVDSHPIPYSGTYRTFGVEY; encoded by the coding sequence ATGGAAGAGAAAAGAAGCAAAAAACAGGATATTTCAAATAACAAGGGATTGTATGCCCGTATATACGGCCGGGTGCAGGGCGTGGGATTCAGATATTCCACCATAATGCAGGGGAGGGGGCTGTTTCTTTGCGGGTATGCAAGAAATATGGACGACGGGAGTGTCGAGGTTGTCGCGGAAGGGGATGTCGAACATCTCCGTCGCCTGCTTTCCTGGCTCAAAAAGGGGCCCACCGGTTCCCGGGTCGACAGAGTCGATTCACACCCCATACCCTATTCCGGCACATACAGAACATTCGGTGTCGAATATTAG
- a CDS encoding DUF434 domain-containing protein, with product MSFRDAIDDYRFLRNRQYPPKALLKLVGDRYRLTRLQRNCLFRGVIQDEVAATRKKKMIRHEAVKARPLGIDWYNVLITIESYLKGFPVFISDDGVVRDSSGIHGSYRPTKITERAISEIFSVFTVLLPGRLDLYIDAPVSHSGEMARDLRGYCKARFHFPISIEVVPSADYPLKNYTGIVISSDSIVLDHAESVFDLVRHVLATRFEFTPPGLDRLVI from the coding sequence ATGTCGTTCAGAGACGCAATCGACGATTACCGTTTTCTCAGAAACAGACAGTATCCGCCAAAAGCACTCCTGAAGCTCGTCGGAGACAGATACCGATTGACGAGGCTGCAGAGAAACTGTTTGTTCAGGGGAGTCATTCAGGATGAGGTGGCCGCGACACGAAAAAAGAAAATGATCCGGCATGAAGCGGTAAAAGCACGTCCTTTAGGTATTGACTGGTATAACGTCCTCATCACGATCGAAAGTTATTTAAAGGGTTTTCCGGTTTTTATTTCGGACGACGGTGTGGTGAGGGATTCTTCCGGAATTCACGGCAGCTATCGTCCAACGAAAATAACGGAGCGCGCCATCAGCGAAATTTTCAGCGTTTTTACGGTCCTGTTACCCGGACGACTCGATCTCTATATCGATGCCCCTGTTTCACACTCGGGAGAAATGGCCCGCGATTTGCGCGGGTATTGCAAGGCGCGGTTTCATTTCCCGATTTCCATCGAAGTGGTACCGTCCGCGGATTATCCGCTGAAAAATTATACGGGTATTGTCATTTCATCGGATTCGATTGTCCTGGATCACGCCGAATCGGTCTTCGATCTCGTACGCCACGTGCTTGCGACGCGCTTCGAATTTACTCCTCCCGGACTCGATCGACTCGTTATATGA
- a CDS encoding pyruvate carboxylase subunit B yields MKPDNHGKVELTGMQYGKKRPKAANPVKIQDLTFRDGHQSIFATRGRTEDMIHIAESMDNVGFYSMEVWGGATFDAAHRYLGEDPWERIRVLKRYLVNTPLSMLLRGQNLVGYRNYADDVVEAFVGRACDNGIDIFRVFDALNDFRNFSTAVKVIQKNKKHFQGSICYSLTEQRMGGDVYNLDYYVKKAKQLQDMGADSICIKDMAGLIAPYDAYNLIRTLKEEVKIPIQLHTHFTSGMGDLALQKAIEAGVDIVDTCMAPYAYRTSHPAIEPIVVSLLGTNRDTGFDIEQLAEIDKEIEGLVPKYRHFLDSTRLSVIDINVLLHQTPGGMLSNLVNQLKQMGELDRLHDVFEELPRVRKDLGQVPLVTPTSQIVGIQTVNNVLFDKDGDRYSKITEQVKDLCFGLYGKTPVPINPEVMEKALKDYPRGNKPITCRPGEILEPELGKVKEDVKDLAKDMDDVLVCALFPVTGKRFLKWKYGLEEIPPEVKPKTLEDVKKENELIEKALAGELAEKPKKEVPQKPEHIRAFDVFVDGEYFKVEVNEQGDVQASVTPPIKATYQKPAEKSAGAVKQASKPVETPVAIAVAEGGAVVTAPMPGMIVDYQKGVGDKVKAGETILVIEAMKMNNNIDAPCNGVVKEISHSAGDSVAKGAVLAVIEKE; encoded by the coding sequence ATGAAGCCGGATAATCATGGAAAGGTTGAACTTACCGGTATGCAGTATGGGAAAAAAAGGCCGAAAGCCGCGAATCCTGTTAAAATACAGGATCTTACCTTCCGGGACGGACACCAGTCTATTTTCGCCACGCGCGGACGGACGGAGGATATGATTCATATCGCGGAATCAATGGATAATGTGGGATTTTATTCGATGGAAGTATGGGGCGGCGCGACCTTTGACGCCGCACACCGCTATCTGGGTGAAGATCCCTGGGAGAGAATCCGTGTCCTCAAACGTTATCTGGTCAATACCCCGCTGTCCATGCTTCTTCGCGGCCAGAATCTCGTCGGGTACAGGAATTATGCCGACGATGTCGTTGAAGCATTCGTCGGGCGTGCGTGTGACAACGGAATCGACATTTTCCGGGTTTTCGATGCGTTGAACGATTTCAGGAATTTCTCGACGGCCGTCAAGGTGATACAAAAAAATAAAAAACATTTCCAGGGATCGATCTGCTATTCCCTTACCGAACAGCGGATGGGCGGGGATGTCTATAATCTCGATTATTATGTAAAGAAGGCAAAGCAACTTCAGGATATGGGCGCGGATTCGATCTGCATCAAGGATATGGCCGGACTTATCGCACCGTATGATGCCTACAACCTTATCAGGACATTGAAGGAAGAAGTGAAAATACCCATTCAACTCCATACTCATTTCACCTCGGGTATGGGCGATCTCGCCCTCCAGAAGGCGATCGAGGCCGGTGTCGACATCGTCGATACCTGTATGGCGCCGTACGCCTACCGGACATCCCATCCCGCGATCGAACCGATCGTGGTATCGCTTCTGGGCACGAACCGCGATACGGGGTTCGATATCGAACAACTTGCCGAGATCGACAAGGAAATCGAGGGACTGGTTCCCAAGTACAGACATTTTCTCGATTCCACGAGGCTTTCGGTCATCGATATCAATGTCCTGCTTCATCAAACACCGGGAGGAATGCTTTCCAATCTCGTGAATCAGCTGAAACAGATGGGAGAACTCGATCGGCTGCACGACGTGTTCGAAGAACTCCCCAGAGTAAGGAAGGATCTGGGGCAGGTGCCCCTCGTCACCCCGACAAGCCAGATTGTCGGTATTCAGACAGTCAACAATGTTCTTTTCGACAAGGACGGCGATCGGTACTCAAAAATCACCGAACAGGTAAAGGATCTTTGTTTCGGGCTATACGGGAAAACCCCGGTACCGATAAATCCCGAAGTAATGGAGAAAGCCCTGAAAGATTATCCGCGCGGCAATAAACCGATAACATGCAGGCCCGGGGAGATTCTCGAACCGGAACTCGGGAAGGTGAAGGAAGACGTCAAGGATCTCGCAAAGGATATGGACGATGTGCTCGTATGCGCGCTTTTCCCGGTAACGGGTAAACGGTTTTTAAAATGGAAATACGGTCTCGAGGAAATACCGCCCGAAGTAAAACCAAAAACACTCGAAGATGTCAAAAAGGAAAACGAGCTTATCGAAAAGGCACTCGCCGGTGAGCTTGCGGAAAAACCCAAAAAGGAAGTTCCCCAGAAACCGGAACATATCAGGGCGTTCGACGTATTCGTCGACGGAGAATATTTCAAGGTCGAAGTAAACGAACAGGGGGATGTGCAGGCATCCGTCACTCCTCCCATAAAGGCGACCTATCAGAAACCCGCTGAAAAATCCGCCGGGGCGGTTAAGCAGGCATCAAAACCGGTTGAAACACCTGTTGCGATCGCCGTGGCTGAAGGAGGTGCGGTCGTTACGGCACCGATGCCCGGTATGATCGTCGATTACCAGAAAGGGGTGGGTGACAAGGTAAAGGCCGGAGAGACGATCCTCGTCATCGAAGCAATGAAGATGAACAACAACATTGACGCTCCCTGCAACGGGGTCGTCAAGGAAATATCTCATTCGGCAGGGGATTCCGTGGCAAAGGGCGCGGTACTCGCCGTTATCGAAAAGGAATAG
- a CDS encoding methylmalonyl-CoA carboxyltransferase — MGGDAQVEKQHHLGKLTARERIRLFFDKGSFREIDMLVRHRSTDFGMETKEIPSDGIITGHGYVNGRPVFAYFQDFTARGGSLGQMHAHKICKIMDLAIKAGVPVVGFNDSGGARIQEGVDALYGYGSIFFRNSRASGVIPQISAIMGPCAGGAVYSPAMTDFVFMVKDTSYMYITGPDVVRAVNREETTHEDLGGAMAHNIKSGCAQFACEDDEDTITQIKYLLTFLPSNNLEEPPVVDTKDNPRRLCHNLDKIIPDSNKQAYDMMDVIRTIVDNGEFFEPHRYYAKNIIIGFARLNGRVIGVIANQPKILAGCLDINASDKASRFIRFCDSFNIPLLSMVDVPGYLPGTDQEWGGVIRHGAKLLWSYSEATVPKLTVITRKCYGGAYIAMSSSHLGADMVFAWPSAEIAVMGAEGAVNIIYRNEIKEAANQDERRKEKIKEYEELLYNPYIAAARGYIDAVIRPCDTRYRLIDALEIMSTKSEVLPPKKHGNIPV; from the coding sequence ATGGGCGGGGATGCCCAGGTCGAGAAGCAGCATCACCTTGGAAAACTCACCGCCAGGGAACGAATACGGCTTTTTTTCGATAAGGGAAGCTTTCGTGAAATCGACATGCTTGTCAGGCACAGAAGCACGGATTTCGGCATGGAAACGAAAGAAATCCCTTCCGACGGGATCATAACGGGTCACGGCTATGTGAATGGAAGACCGGTTTTCGCGTATTTTCAGGATTTTACGGCCAGGGGCGGTTCCCTCGGCCAGATGCACGCGCATAAAATATGTAAAATAATGGATCTGGCGATCAAGGCAGGGGTGCCTGTCGTCGGATTCAATGATTCGGGCGGCGCGAGGATACAGGAAGGTGTCGACGCCCTCTACGGCTATGGAAGCATTTTTTTCAGGAACTCCCGCGCCTCCGGTGTCATCCCCCAAATTTCGGCGATCATGGGGCCGTGCGCCGGGGGTGCCGTTTATTCTCCGGCCATGACGGATTTCGTGTTTATGGTAAAGGACACGAGCTATATGTATATTACCGGACCTGATGTCGTGCGCGCGGTCAACAGGGAGGAAACGACCCATGAAGATCTGGGCGGCGCCATGGCCCATAATATTAAAAGCGGGTGCGCCCAGTTTGCCTGTGAGGATGATGAGGATACGATAACACAGATCAAATACCTGCTTACCTTTCTTCCCAGTAATAACCTGGAAGAACCTCCTGTCGTCGATACAAAGGATAATCCCCGGCGGCTTTGCCATAACCTGGACAAGATAATTCCGGACAGTAACAAACAGGCGTACGACATGATGGATGTCATCAGAACGATTGTCGACAACGGGGAATTCTTCGAACCCCACCGGTATTACGCGAAAAACATCATTATCGGTTTCGCCCGGCTCAACGGGAGGGTGATCGGCGTAATCGCCAACCAGCCGAAAATCCTCGCAGGGTGCCTCGATATCAACGCATCCGACAAGGCGAGCAGGTTCATCCGGTTTTGCGACAGTTTTAACATACCGCTTCTGTCGATGGTCGACGTTCCGGGATATCTTCCGGGTACGGACCAGGAATGGGGGGGGGTTATCCGTCATGGCGCCAAACTTCTCTGGAGTTATTCGGAGGCGACGGTCCCGAAGTTGACGGTGATTACGAGAAAATGCTACGGCGGTGCCTATATCGCGATGAGTTCGAGCCACCTGGGCGCGGACATGGTATTTGCCTGGCCCTCCGCCGAAATAGCGGTGATGGGCGCCGAAGGGGCCGTCAATATCATATACAGAAACGAAATCAAGGAAGCGGCAAATCAGGATGAACGAAGAAAAGAGAAAATCAAAGAATACGAGGAACTCCTCTATAATCCGTATATAGCAGCCGCGCGGGGATACATCGACGCGGTTATCAGGCCGTGTGATACCCGTTACCGGCTTATTGACGCATTGGAGATCATGAGTACCAAAAGTGAAGTACTTCCGCCCAAAAAGCATGGTAATATACCTGTATAG